The following proteins are co-located in the Tardibacter chloracetimidivorans genome:
- the nudC gene encoding NAD(+) diphosphatase, translating into MTPNSVTPGFTGSPLDRTDENRPRDEVIAAWRAHPEARVMLLDALDPVITPGGGLAWMPLDLLPPDATTLFLGLHNGAPRFVAASPAPPELGLRQAIFHVAATLPEGEAAIYACARSLLDWHRRHGFCANCGVPTHVTRGGWARRCDSCEADHFPRTDPVVIMLAIHDDHVLLGRQHRFPPGSYSALAGFVEVGESIEEAVTRELREEAGIIVHNVRYVASQPWPFPSSLMIGCFADAQSPELNLDTQELEDAFWASRQEVRDALSGTGEFGTAPPYAIAHTLLRRWAESG; encoded by the coding sequence ATGACTCCGAACTCTGTTACGCCGGGCTTCACCGGATCGCCTCTGGATCGCACCGACGAGAATCGACCCAGGGACGAGGTGATCGCCGCATGGCGCGCGCATCCCGAGGCGCGGGTGATGCTGCTTGATGCGCTGGACCCGGTGATCACCCCCGGCGGGGGGCTGGCATGGATGCCGCTCGATCTGCTGCCTCCCGACGCAACGACGCTTTTCCTTGGCCTGCACAACGGCGCGCCAAGGTTCGTGGCCGCGTCCCCGGCCCCGCCGGAACTGGGGCTGCGTCAGGCGATCTTCCATGTCGCCGCAACCCTTCCGGAAGGCGAGGCCGCGATCTATGCCTGCGCCCGTAGCCTTCTGGACTGGCACCGGCGCCACGGCTTCTGCGCGAACTGCGGCGTTCCGACACACGTCACCCGGGGCGGTTGGGCGCGGCGCTGCGACAGTTGCGAGGCGGATCATTTTCCGCGAACCGACCCGGTCGTCATCATGCTTGCGATCCATGACGATCATGTGCTGCTTGGACGCCAGCATCGCTTCCCGCCCGGTAGCTATTCGGCGCTCGCGGGCTTTGTCGAGGTGGGCGAATCGATCGAGGAGGCGGTCACGCGGGAATTGCGCGAGGAAGCAGGGATCATCGTCCATAACGTGCGCTATGTCGCCAGCCAGCCCTGGCCCTTTCCTTCTTCACTGATGATCGGCTGTTTCGCCGATGCGCAAAGTCCGGAACTGAACCTCGACACGCAGGAGTTGGAAGACGCGTTCTGGGCCAGCCGCCAAGAGGTGCGGGATGCGCTTTCCGGCACCGGCGAGTTCGGCACGGCTCCGCCCTATGCCATTGCCCACACCTTGCTGCGGCGCTGGGCGGAGAGCGGCTGA
- a CDS encoding phosphoserine transaminase, whose protein sequence is MTDLPAARPARPFFSSGPCAKPPGWSADRLATESLGRSHRSKIGKARLKRAIDLTRKILKVPDTHLIGIVPGSDTGAVEMAMWSLLGARKTTLLAWESFGEGWVTDAVKQLKIDADVVKAPYGELPDLTRVDQNTDVIFTWNGTTSGVRVPNGDWIRDDRQGLMFADATSAVFAMEMPWDKLDVVTYSWQKVLGGEGGHGVLILGPRAVERLESYTPAWPLPKIFRMTKGGKLIKGIFEGETINTPSMLAVEDYIYALEWAETLGGLSGLIARSEANAAALDRWVRATDWIDHLAVDPASRSTTSVCLKFADHAVEGLDDDAQLALVKKMASLLEGEKAAYDVAGYRDAPPGIRIWCGATVDTSDIEALGPWLDWAWRQARTA, encoded by the coding sequence ATGACTGATTTGCCTGCCGCGCGTCCTGCGCGTCCCTTCTTTTCTTCCGGTCCCTGCGCGAAACCCCCCGGCTGGTCTGCCGACAGGCTGGCGACGGAATCGCTTGGCCGCTCGCACCGCTCCAAGATCGGCAAGGCCCGGCTGAAGCGCGCGATCGATCTCACCCGCAAAATCCTGAAGGTGCCCGACACGCACCTGATCGGCATCGTTCCCGGCTCTGATACCGGCGCGGTGGAAATGGCGATGTGGTCTCTGCTCGGAGCGCGCAAGACGACGCTGCTGGCGTGGGAAAGCTTCGGCGAAGGCTGGGTCACCGATGCCGTGAAGCAGCTCAAGATCGACGCCGACGTGGTGAAGGCGCCCTATGGCGAACTGCCCGACCTGACCCGCGTCGACCAGAACACCGACGTGATCTTCACCTGGAACGGCACCACATCCGGCGTGCGGGTTCCTAATGGGGACTGGATTCGCGACGACCGGCAGGGCCTGATGTTCGCCGATGCGACCTCGGCCGTGTTCGCCATGGAAATGCCGTGGGACAAGCTCGATGTCGTCACCTATTCCTGGCAGAAGGTGCTGGGCGGCGAAGGCGGCCATGGCGTGCTGATCCTGGGCCCGCGCGCTGTCGAACGGCTTGAAAGCTACACGCCCGCATGGCCGCTGCCGAAGATCTTCCGCATGACCAAGGGTGGCAAGCTCATCAAGGGCATCTTCGAGGGCGAGACGATCAACACCCCCTCGATGCTGGCCGTAGAGGATTACATCTATGCGCTTGAATGGGCGGAGACGCTTGGCGGCCTGTCGGGCCTGATCGCCCGTTCGGAGGCCAATGCGGCCGCGCTCGACCGCTGGGTCCGCGCGACGGACTGGATCGATCATCTGGCGGTCGACCCCGCGTCGCGGTCCACCACTTCGGTCTGCCTCAAGTTCGCCGATCATGCGGTCGAGGGTCTCGACGACGACGCCCAGCTTGCGCTCGTCAAGAAGATGGCCTCGCTGCTGGAAGGTGAGAAGGCAGCCTATGACGTGGCGGGCTATCGCGATGCGCCGCCCGGCATCCGCATCTGGTGCGGCGCGACTGTCGACACCAGCGATATCGAGGCGCTTGGCCCTTGGCTCGACTGGGCCTGGCGTCAGGCCCGCACCGCCTAA
- a CDS encoding c-type cytochrome produces MDDRNNTIAGWVLFGGIAALGLSIVTGMYFAPHRPETMGYVVEGVEQEGEAGGAEAEPPIAAFLATASAARGEAQFKKCAACHTVTPGGANGIGPNIYGVLGKAHGHLPNFQYSDALKSVPGNWDWDSMSAWLKSPKSYAPGTRMSFAGLSKPQDRADLLLYLNAQGSNLPVPPPPAEEAAEEEPANAVEAVDDVAVSEEAPAGGSPAGAASVGLPTGATTDQAAKGN; encoded by the coding sequence ATGGACGACAGGAACAACACAATCGCCGGATGGGTGCTGTTCGGAGGCATCGCGGCGCTTGGACTGTCGATTGTGACGGGCATGTACTTCGCGCCTCACCGTCCCGAAACCATGGGCTATGTCGTGGAAGGGGTCGAACAGGAAGGCGAGGCTGGCGGCGCAGAGGCTGAACCGCCCATCGCGGCCTTTCTTGCCACCGCAAGCGCGGCTCGTGGCGAGGCGCAGTTCAAGAAGTGCGCCGCCTGCCACACCGTCACACCCGGCGGCGCGAACGGCATCGGTCCCAATATTTACGGGGTCCTTGGCAAGGCGCATGGCCATCTCCCGAACTTCCAATATTCCGACGCGCTGAAGAGCGTTCCGGGTAACTGGGACTGGGACAGCATGTCGGCTTGGCTGAAATCGCCCAAGTCCTATGCCCCCGGCACGAGGATGAGCTTTGCCGGTTTGTCCAAGCCGCAGGATCGCGCCGATCTGCTGCTCTATCTGAACGCGCAGGGATCGAACCTTCCGGTTCCCCCGCCTCCTGCCGAAGAAGCCGCCGAGGAGGAACCCGCGAACGCGGTGGAGGCCGTCGACGATGTGGCGGTATCCGAAGAAGCGCCAGCCGGCGGCAGCCCCGCCGGAGCGGCGAGCGTCGGCCTGCCCACGGGCGCGACCACCGATCAGGCCGCCAAGGGCAACTGA
- a CDS encoding extensin-like domain-containing protein, with protein MRWVLLVLFVLLAACGGGRAPTPQPRPQTDIRQCLMGLERAGVRYRSLPDRHFGGGCQATGSVQLLDVGVPVTNLTALTCPMAAGLADWSRTVRQIARERLGSDIAKIESFGSYACRPVNNQTGGRLSEHARANAADIAAFVLADGRRITVEHGWGGTDPRVRDFLRMAHRAGCRRFAIGLGPDSDRFHYNHFHFDMGRGPYCR; from the coding sequence ATGCGGTGGGTGCTCCTTGTCCTGTTCGTTCTGCTTGCGGCCTGTGGAGGCGGGCGCGCGCCCACGCCGCAGCCCCGGCCACAAACCGATATTCGCCAATGCCTTATGGGGCTTGAACGCGCCGGTGTACGTTATCGCAGCCTGCCGGACCGCCATTTCGGCGGAGGCTGTCAGGCGACCGGCAGCGTCCAGCTTCTCGACGTCGGGGTTCCGGTGACGAACCTGACGGCGCTCACCTGCCCGATGGCGGCGGGGCTGGCCGACTGGTCCCGCACCGTAAGGCAGATCGCAAGGGAACGGCTGGGCAGCGACATCGCGAAGATCGAGAGCTTCGGCAGCTATGCCTGCCGCCCCGTCAACAATCAGACCGGGGGGCGTCTTTCCGAACATGCGCGCGCCAATGCCGCCGACATTGCGGCGTTCGTCCTGGCCGACGGGCGCAGGATCACGGTGGAGCACGGCTGGGGCGGAACCGATCCCCGCGTCCGCGATTTCCTGCGCATGGCGCACAGAGCCGGATGCAGGCGTTTTGCTATTGGTCTTGGTCCCGACTCGGATCGTTTCCACTACAATCATTTTCATTTCGACATGGGCCGCGGCCCTTATTGCCGCTAA
- a CDS encoding prephenate dehydratase, protein MENYPPTARARVAEMIAAAEAEPNRAVAFQGAPGAYSHQAVRELYDHAAALPCFSFEDAIDSVEEGRAWCAVIPIENSLHGRVADIHFLLPESGLKIIAEHFVRVRHCLLALPDAEKVGEVLSHPQALGQCRKYLRARGIKPVAYPDTAAAAAEVVDQGNPGIGAIASAMAAELYGLKVLEEGIEDESHNTTRFVVLAREEQVPARGAAAMTSFIFEVKNVPAALYKALGGFATNGVNMTKLESYQRGASFNATEFYADIEGLPDDPAVERALEELRFHTKWVRLLGSYPQARPRN, encoded by the coding sequence ATGGAGAACTATCCGCCAACCGCCCGCGCGCGGGTCGCCGAGATGATTGCCGCCGCCGAGGCGGAGCCCAACCGCGCCGTGGCTTTCCAGGGAGCGCCGGGGGCCTATTCGCATCAGGCGGTGCGCGAACTTTACGATCATGCGGCGGCCTTGCCGTGCTTTTCGTTCGAGGACGCGATCGACAGCGTGGAGGAGGGAAGGGCCTGGTGCGCGGTCATCCCGATAGAGAATTCGCTTCACGGCCGGGTGGCCGACATCCACTTCCTGCTGCCGGAATCGGGGCTGAAGATCATCGCCGAACATTTCGTGCGCGTGCGCCATTGCCTCCTGGCCTTGCCCGACGCCGAAAAGGTGGGTGAGGTGCTGAGCCACCCGCAGGCGCTTGGCCAGTGTCGCAAATATCTCCGCGCACGGGGCATAAAGCCGGTCGCTTATCCCGATACGGCCGCCGCGGCCGCCGAGGTGGTGGATCAGGGTAACCCCGGCATCGGCGCGATCGCATCCGCCATGGCGGCGGAGCTTTACGGACTGAAGGTGCTTGAGGAAGGCATCGAGGACGAAAGCCACAACACCACGCGCTTTGTCGTCCTTGCGCGGGAAGAGCAGGTTCCGGCGCGCGGGGCGGCGGCGATGACGTCCTTCATATTCGAGGTGAAGAACGTGCCGGCCGCGCTTTACAAGGCGCTTGGAGGCTTTGCGACCAACGGCGTCAACATGACCAAGCTGGAGAGCTATCAGCGCGGCGCGAGCTTCAACGCGACCGAGTTCTATGCGGATATCGAAGGCCTGCCCGACGATCCGGCCGTGGAACGCGCGCTGGAGGAACTGCGGTTCCACACCAAATGGGTGCGGCTGCTTGGCTCATATCCGCAGGCGCGCCCACGGAACTAG
- a CDS encoding serine hydrolase domain-containing protein — MLNRRGFISGAIASSGLLPTLARAESRPTPSYPVLAGLTRGLMAERKIAGAAFAIGRHRYRADFMAWGYSALSRGQFLNEDSIFRIYSMTKPVTGAAAMLLIEDGKLKLDQNIADFLPGFAQPRVALDPARSLESRPAKGPITVRHLLTHTAGLTAASINGNFVARAYREMGLIPSLRNIATDPPRAPSLSAFADRLAMVPLIADPGVRWHYGVGLDLLGAVIERASGQPFDDFLKDRLFDPLDMDDTGFQVPQRKMPRFVANYLLTPKGLQPFDMPPDTIYALKPAFPFGGSGLVSTARDYSRFTAMLLGEGRYGSRRIMLPETAATMMSNLLPKGVEAPGGQGFGAGGQVLVRPVFTGQGIGTFSWAGVGGTMMWVDRAYQAHAVWLAQFMPIDALPVQYAVPRAVYEDLSKQ; from the coding sequence ATGCTGAACCGCCGCGGCTTCATTTCCGGAGCAATTGCATCTTCAGGCCTGTTGCCGACGCTGGCGCGCGCCGAAAGCCGCCCCACCCCGTCCTACCCTGTGCTTGCGGGCCTTACCCGCGGGCTGATGGCGGAACGAAAGATCGCGGGCGCGGCCTTTGCCATCGGCCGCCACCGATACCGGGCTGATTTCATGGCCTGGGGTTACAGCGCCCTCAGCCGTGGCCAGTTCCTGAACGAGGATTCGATCTTTCGCATCTATTCCATGACCAAGCCCGTGACCGGCGCGGCCGCGATGCTGCTGATCGAGGACGGCAAGCTGAAGCTGGATCAGAACATCGCCGATTTCCTGCCCGGATTCGCGCAACCCCGTGTCGCCCTCGATCCCGCGAGAAGCCTGGAGTCGAGGCCCGCCAAAGGTCCGATCACCGTCAGGCACCTGCTGACCCACACCGCCGGACTGACCGCCGCCAGCATCAACGGCAATTTCGTCGCCCGCGCCTATCGGGAAATGGGCCTCATCCCCAGTCTCAGGAACATCGCCACCGACCCGCCGCGCGCACCGTCGCTATCCGCGTTCGCGGACCGGCTGGCGATGGTTCCGCTGATCGCCGATCCCGGCGTCCGTTGGCACTATGGCGTGGGGCTCGACCTGCTTGGAGCGGTGATCGAGCGGGCGTCGGGCCAGCCGTTCGACGATTTCCTCAAGGACCGGCTGTTCGACCCGCTCGACATGGACGACACCGGATTTCAGGTGCCCCAGCGCAAGATGCCGCGCTTCGTCGCCAACTATCTGCTGACGCCGAAGGGGCTCCAGCCCTTCGACATGCCACCCGACACGATTTACGCCTTGAAGCCCGCCTTTCCGTTCGGCGGATCGGGACTTGTCTCCACCGCCCGCGACTATAGCCGGTTTACCGCCATGCTGCTTGGCGAGGGGCGCTATGGCTCGCGCAGGATCATGCTGCCGGAAACGGCCGCGACGATGATGTCCAACCTGCTGCCCAAGGGGGTGGAGGCTCCGGGTGGCCAGGGATTCGGCGCGGGCGGGCAGGTGCTTGTCCGGCCCGTTTTCACCGGACAGGGGATCGGTACCTTTAGCTGGGCTGGAGTGGGGGGAACGATGATGTGGGTCGACCGCGCGTACCAGGCTCATGCCGTGTGGCTGGCGCAATTCATGCCGATTGACGCGCTGCCCGTGCAATATGCGGTGCCGCGCGCCGTTTATGAGGATCTGTCCAAGCAATGA
- a CDS encoding LOG family protein: MSDSSSVSKRVFPTARRDAAVAKEVTSSPQTEDPAYRLAFQDTDFLLREDLRPVRFQLELLKPEVLLEEANIGSTFVFYGSARIPAPQDAQALVDAAATPTQRRIAERLAAKAKYYTEAHKLAQLASECDCHDDKRQFVVCSGGGPSIMEAANRGAYDSGAPSIGLNIVLPHEQLPNPFVTPSLSLQFHYFALRKMHFLLRARAVAVFPGGFGTFDESFELLTLVQTGKVAPMPILFFGKEFWTRVVNFEALVEEGVISPNDLRIFRFVETAEEAWDIVKTHYGI, translated from the coding sequence TTGAGCGATTCCTCATCCGTTTCGAAACGTGTCTTTCCGACCGCCAGGCGCGACGCCGCGGTAGCCAAGGAGGTGACGAGCAGTCCGCAGACCGAGGATCCGGCATATCGGCTCGCCTTTCAGGACACCGATTTCCTGCTGCGCGAGGACCTGCGGCCCGTCCGCTTCCAGCTTGAGCTGCTGAAGCCCGAGGTGCTGCTGGAGGAGGCCAATATCGGTTCCACCTTCGTCTTTTACGGCTCGGCACGGATTCCCGCGCCCCAGGACGCGCAGGCGCTTGTGGACGCCGCGGCGACGCCCACCCAGCGGCGCATTGCAGAGCGGCTGGCGGCAAAGGCGAAATATTATACCGAGGCCCACAAGCTGGCGCAGCTCGCCAGCGAATGCGATTGCCATGACGACAAGCGCCAGTTCGTGGTGTGCTCCGGCGGGGGACCGTCGATCATGGAAGCGGCGAATCGCGGCGCTTATGATTCCGGCGCGCCTTCCATCGGGCTGAACATCGTGCTCCCACACGAACAGCTGCCGAACCCGTTCGTCACGCCGTCGCTCAGCCTGCAATTCCACTATTTCGCGCTTCGCAAGATGCATTTCCTACTGCGCGCGCGGGCGGTGGCGGTGTTTCCGGGCGGGTTCGGTACATTCGACGAATCGTTTGAACTGCTGACGCTGGTCCAGACCGGAAAGGTCGCGCCGATGCCGATATTGTTTTTCGGCAAGGAGTTCTGGACTCGCGTCGTGAACTTCGAGGCGCTGGTCGAGGAGGGGGTCATTTCACCCAATGACCTCAGGATCTTCCGCTTCGTCGAAACGGCGGAAGAAGCCTGGGACATAGTGAAGACGCACTATGGGATATAG
- the mutY gene encoding A/G-specific adenine glycosylase yields MAVENVSHTLLNWYDRHARQLPWRTPPGSNLRPDPYAVWMSEIMLQQTTVAAVIPYFEKFMARWPTVAALAAADDTDVMTAWAGLGYYSRARNLLACARTVVERHDGHFPPDESVLLALPGIGPYTAGAIAAIAFGLPATVVDGNVERVVSRLYAVNIPLPAARAELRRLTAGITPAVRPGDFAQAMMDLGATVCAPRAPRCLGCPLSVHCRAHAAGTADAFPVKPAKRARPERRGTAFWIERDGHVLLVTRPARGLLGGMRALPTTDWVDKDADGLSETLPGQWQVASTAVRHIFTHFALTLDVAMGNAPHPEMPGEWWPVDNLHEAGLPTVFAKAAAAALAEREQPC; encoded by the coding sequence ATGGCCGTCGAGAACGTCTCGCACACTTTGCTGAATTGGTACGACCGGCACGCCCGGCAGCTCCCCTGGCGAACACCGCCGGGATCGAATCTGCGCCCTGATCCTTATGCGGTCTGGATGTCGGAGATCATGCTTCAGCAGACGACGGTGGCGGCCGTCATCCCCTATTTTGAGAAGTTCATGGCGCGCTGGCCCACGGTCGCAGCACTTGCCGCAGCCGATGACACCGACGTGATGACGGCATGGGCGGGGCTTGGCTATTACAGCCGCGCGCGCAACCTGCTCGCCTGCGCCCGCACGGTCGTCGAGCGCCATGACGGGCATTTCCCGCCCGACGAATCGGTGCTGCTCGCGCTCCCCGGGATCGGCCCCTATACCGCTGGCGCGATCGCTGCGATCGCGTTCGGCCTGCCGGCGACCGTCGTCGACGGAAATGTCGAGCGGGTCGTCTCCCGCCTCTATGCAGTCAACATCCCTCTGCCCGCCGCGCGTGCCGAGCTGCGGCGGCTGACGGCCGGGATCACCCCTGCCGTTCGTCCGGGCGACTTCGCCCAGGCGATGATGGACCTTGGCGCGACCGTCTGCGCCCCGCGCGCACCGCGCTGCCTCGGCTGTCCGTTGTCCGTCCATTGCCGCGCCCACGCGGCCGGGACCGCCGATGCATTCCCGGTGAAACCGGCCAAGCGGGCGCGACCGGAACGCCGTGGCACCGCCTTCTGGATCGAAAGGGACGGCCACGTGCTGCTCGTCACCCGTCCGGCCAGGGGCCTGCTGGGTGGCATGCGCGCACTTCCGACCACGGACTGGGTCGACAAGGACGCCGACGGTTTGTCCGAAACGCTGCCGGGACAATGGCAAGTCGCATCCACCGCCGTTCGCCACATCTTCACCCATTTCGCGCTGACGCTGGATGTCGCGATGGGCAATGCGCCTCATCCCGAAATGCCGGGCGAATGGTGGCCGGTCGACAATCTGCATGAGGCAGGCCTTCCCACGGTGTTCGCGAAGGCGGCAGCCGCTGCCCTTGCCGAACGGGAGCAGCCATGCTGA
- a CDS encoding thioredoxin domain-containing protein, translated as MNSILKMAGLGLALLTAACNQDAATNNADAAANKLAPAQGKDWTKVVVATTEGGVRMGNPDAPVKLIEFASFTCPHCREFNEAAADVLKSKYVASGKVSLEFRSFILNGIDVPISLLAYCQPPAAFFATQKALFDTQEEWLGHIQRGGAELERLQSLPQDRQLAGIIDLTQLDDFFKMRGMPASKQQQCLADKEALDRLANIRGDAVKRYNLTGTPTFVINGVTQENVFDWKGLQPKLDAALN; from the coding sequence ATGAATTCCATCCTCAAAATGGCGGGCCTGGGCCTTGCCCTGCTGACTGCGGCCTGCAACCAGGACGCGGCGACAAACAACGCGGACGCCGCCGCCAACAAGCTAGCGCCTGCACAGGGGAAAGACTGGACCAAGGTCGTCGTCGCCACCACCGAGGGCGGCGTTCGCATGGGCAATCCGGACGCCCCGGTGAAGCTGATCGAGTTTGCGTCCTTCACCTGCCCGCATTGCCGCGAGTTCAACGAGGCGGCGGCGGATGTGCTCAAGAGCAAATATGTCGCGTCGGGCAAGGTGTCGCTTGAATTTCGGTCGTTCATCCTGAACGGCATCGACGTGCCGATATCGCTGCTTGCCTATTGCCAGCCGCCCGCCGCCTTTTTCGCGACCCAGAAAGCCCTGTTCGATACGCAGGAAGAGTGGCTCGGCCATATCCAGCGGGGCGGTGCGGAACTGGAGCGGTTGCAGTCGCTGCCGCAGGACCGGCAGCTTGCCGGAATCATCGATCTCACCCAGCTTGACGATTTCTTCAAGATGCGCGGAATGCCCGCGTCGAAGCAGCAGCAGTGCCTCGCCGACAAGGAAGCGCTCGACAGGCTGGCCAACATCCGCGGCGATGCAGTGAAGAGATATAATCTGACCGGAACGCCGACTTTCGTCATCAATGGCGTGACGCAGGAAAATGTATTTGACTGGAAGGGACTTCAGCCCAAACTGGACGCCGCGCTGAACTGA
- the serA gene encoding phosphoglycerate dehydrogenase: MPKVLISDKMDPKAAQIFRERGVEVDEITGKTPEELKAIIGQYDGLAIRSSTKVTKEILDAATNLKVVGRAGIGVDNVDIPAASAKGVVVMNTPFGNSITTAEHAVALMFALARDIPEADKSTQAGKWEKNRFMGVELTNKTLGLIGAGNIGSIVADRALGLKMKVIAYDPFLTPERAVEMGVEKVTLDDLLARADFITLHTPLTDSTRNILSRENLAKTKKGVRVINCARGGLIDEEALKDALDSGHVAGAALDVFVEEPAKVSPLFGTPGFISTPHLGASTNEAQVNVAIQVAEQMADFLVNGGVTNALNMPSLSAEEAPKLKPYMALAEQLGSLVGQLSGEGLMAVSVEVEGAAAELNQKPITGAVLAGLMKVYSDTVNMVNAPFLAKERGLDVREVRHDREGDYHTLIRVSVNGRNGERSVAGTLFSNRTPRLVEMFGIKVEADLEGDMLYIVNDDKPGFIGRLGSTLGEAGINIGTFHLGRRSAGGEAVLLLSVDSPVQGDLLKTVCSLPGVRQAKALRF, encoded by the coding sequence ATGCCCAAAGTTCTCATTTCCGACAAAATGGACCCCAAGGCCGCCCAGATCTTCCGCGAGCGCGGGGTCGAGGTGGACGAAATCACCGGCAAGACACCCGAGGAATTGAAGGCGATCATCGGCCAGTATGACGGCCTCGCCATCCGCTCTTCCACCAAGGTGACGAAGGAAATCCTCGACGCCGCGACCAATCTGAAGGTTGTGGGCCGCGCCGGGATCGGCGTCGATAACGTCGACATCCCCGCCGCGTCGGCCAAGGGCGTGGTGGTGATGAACACCCCGTTCGGCAACTCGATCACCACCGCCGAACACGCGGTCGCGCTGATGTTCGCGCTGGCCCGCGACATTCCGGAGGCGGACAAATCCACCCAGGCCGGCAAGTGGGAAAAGAACCGCTTCATGGGCGTGGAGCTGACGAACAAGACCCTTGGCCTGATCGGGGCCGGGAACATCGGTTCGATCGTCGCCGACCGGGCGCTGGGCCTGAAAATGAAGGTGATCGCCTATGACCCCTTCCTCACGCCCGAACGCGCCGTGGAAATGGGTGTCGAGAAGGTCACGCTCGACGATCTTCTGGCCCGTGCCGACTTCATCACGCTCCACACGCCGCTCACCGACAGCACGCGCAATATCCTGAGCCGCGAGAATCTCGCTAAGACGAAGAAGGGCGTGCGCGTCATCAATTGCGCGCGCGGCGGCCTGATCGACGAGGAGGCGCTCAAGGACGCGCTGGACTCGGGCCATGTCGCGGGCGCTGCTCTGGATGTGTTCGTAGAGGAGCCGGCAAAGGTATCGCCGCTGTTCGGCACGCCCGGCTTCATCTCGACGCCGCACCTCGGCGCGTCGACGAACGAGGCCCAGGTCAATGTCGCGATCCAGGTCGCAGAGCAGATGGCCGACTTCCTCGTGAACGGCGGCGTCACCAACGCGCTCAACATGCCGTCATTGTCGGCCGAGGAAGCGCCAAAGCTGAAGCCCTATATGGCGCTTGCCGAGCAGCTCGGCTCGCTTGTCGGCCAGCTTTCCGGCGAAGGACTGATGGCCGTGTCGGTCGAGGTGGAGGGTGCCGCCGCCGAGCTGAACCAGAAACCCATTACCGGGGCCGTCCTTGCGGGGCTGATGAAGGTCTATTCGGACACGGTGAACATGGTCAACGCGCCTTTCCTCGCCAAGGAACGGGGCCTTGACGTGCGCGAGGTCCGCCACGACCGCGAGGGGGACTATCACACGCTGATCCGTGTTTCGGTGAACGGCCGCAACGGCGAACGCTCGGTGGCGGGAACGCTGTTCTCCAACCGCACGCCGCGCCTTGTCGAAATGTTCGGCATCAAGGTGGAGGCCGATCTCGAAGGCGACATGCTCTACATCGTCAACGACGACAAGCCGGGCTTCATCGGTCGTCTGGGCTCGACGCTGGGCGAGGCAGGCATCAATATCGGCACCTTCCATCTGGGTCGCCGGTCCGCGGGCGGCGAGGCCGTGCTGCTGCTCTCGGTGGATTCTCCCGTGCAGGGCGATCTGCTCAAGACGGTGTGCAGCCTCCCCGGCGTCCGGCAGGCCAAGGCGCTGCGGTTCTGA
- a CDS encoding DUF721 domain-containing protein, with protein sequence MGETGEPRTGGGKQRTGRSRAMADIMPVVGRAAFRRFGFVQSSVVSRWPEIVGDRYSEVSAPDSIRFPSGERDGGTLTLVVEGAFAPLLQQVTPEIIERVNRFFGYRAVSRVVLRHGAIKQRRRSDRAQKREEPLPEEMNSSLRAIADDGLRTCLESLARQVCATDGPPVIDRLPRIK encoded by the coding sequence ATGGGTGAAACGGGTGAACCTCGAACAGGTGGCGGAAAGCAGCGGACAGGCCGGTCGCGCGCGATGGCCGATATCATGCCCGTGGTGGGCCGGGCGGCCTTTCGCCGCTTTGGATTTGTCCAAAGCTCCGTCGTCAGCCGCTGGCCGGAGATTGTGGGCGATCGCTATTCGGAGGTGTCCGCCCCCGATTCGATCCGTTTTCCCAGCGGCGAGCGCGATGGCGGCACGCTGACCCTTGTTGTCGAGGGTGCGTTCGCCCCCCTGCTTCAGCAGGTCACGCCGGAAATCATCGAGCGGGTGAACCGTTTCTTCGGCTATCGCGCGGTTTCGCGGGTGGTGCTTCGCCATGGCGCAATCAAGCAGCGGCGGCGAAGCGACCGGGCGCAAAAGCGCGAGGAGCCGCTCCCCGAGGAAATGAACTCCAGCCTTCGGGCGATTGCCGACGACGGGCTTCGCACCTGTCTCGAATCGCTGGCGCGACAGGTATGCGCCACCGATGGCCCGCCGGTGATCGACCGGCTTCCCAGGATCAAGTGA